The following are from one region of the Cinclus cinclus chromosome 7, bCinCin1.1, whole genome shotgun sequence genome:
- the LOC134046399 gene encoding WASH complex subunit 2A-like isoform X4, which translates to MLSNTQFIENRVYDEEVEEPIPKADVGDKTEQEKTREQKEADLIPKIQEAVNYGLQVLDSAFEQLDIKAGNSDSEEEESNERVELILEPKDLYIDRPLPYLIGSQQFMEQDDVGLGDLSSEEGSVDSDRGSVIDSEEKDEEESDDEFGNPSEDDQKTRIPQMSDEDDDDGCDLFDSEKEEDEDGDIDESTKPKKKKPTSFADELAARIKGEVPVRQDEEHSSVSSETKTRKTAKEKKEVRVPSDDEDDNIFKPPKLTDEDFTPFGSRGGLFSGGTGLFDDEESDLFAEAPKGEESKKREERVSVSEASSTKSLKKVPAGAVFLFPGGSDVFSSTVTEEKDKKSAAQNIEKTPKQPGKVLLFDNDDDDDDFFVEATKKPPDTVKSTADLFDDDEEGDLFKEKPAIPSEIAGTTKETESHRETIMEKKSQPSSGEDFKPLSETPPRKQRGLFSDEEDSEDLFSSSKPVKSKATSLPTRKSMTKAPLSLFDDDEEDLFAVGPAKKHQEKSPEEKAKQPGPLKKASSLFFSSDEEEHWNVSKPAKLPSEDLAKPTSTVSQAKDVKTTSLFEEEDEEDLFAITKESQRKPQKPSLLFEDDDINGESFFSSQSVLLPSAAKAAVEKVKPAQAPLIFNEEEKEEDLPDRTVKSNQVEDTLWCSEERGAAPVSQGIDVTEQQTEEKPFAVISSEPASSSDLFATSPPALGKDVKSQAKKVLSLFEEEEDERLEDDNGIKNAQKGVVVASEEGTRPKSTGVFQDEELLFSHKLQKDNDPDVDLFASPKKSMSANRILKLSPGRGLFGDDDEDDLFSTAKPNIPKMAEKKTLQTSVGPSSVSSNLENALSAKQDETLKTANTEANLAINPSALLPGAMPKISNVKSPLPVLDTPLHEPKEVQNSEAFSAAGSNEDLGVSFDQPMQADTLHNANKTRIRVPGKRRPPSRMARRLAAQEAEASEEVDTAKEPQFSLPKQMSAVVNIKEALAAEAESKENGFLSSLSLPAHSSVLSAGTNKLLPPESTENGDDLFESEDLFASSSTSRPAAQSKLEEMTDSMANKPIKGREKKPDLGDQDSNDLLQPVQHKSSTKSSPIPFLEEEEESLFTSQKIGKKELKSAVHQAGDHTAQDIFEDDIFATEAIKPMTKMKEKMPETNLFDDNIDIFADLTAKPKEKKTKKKVEQKSIFDDDMDDIFSSSQVKIPTPKTRSSQATSEAKSESKILSTFDDPLNAFGGQ; encoded by the exons ATGCTTTCCAACACGCAGTTCATAGAGAAT AGAGTATATGATGAGGAAGTAGAAGAACCTATTCCCAAAGCTGATGTTGGAGACAAAACAGAGCAG GAAAAGACGCGGGAACAGAAAGAAGCTGATCTGATCCCTAAAATTCAGGAAGCAGTCAATTATGGGTTGCAGGTTCTGGACAGCGCATTTGAACAGCTAGACATCAAAGCAGGGAACTCTGActcagaagaggaagaaagtaATGAAAGAGTAGAACTGATACTTGAGCCAAAG GATCTCTATATTGACAGACCTTTGCCTTACTTGATTGGCTCTCAGCAGTTTATGGAACAGGATGATGTTGGCCTTGGGGATCTCTCTAGTGAAG AAGGATCGGTAGATAGTGATCGAGGAAGTGTAATTGACAGTGAAGAGAAGGATGAGGAG GAATCAGATGATGAATTTGGAAACCCTAGTGAAGATGACCAAAAGACG AGGATACCCCAGATGagtgatgaagatgatgatgatggctGTGATCTCTTTGACTCTGAaaaagaggaggatgaggatggagacATAGATGAAAGCACAAAGCCT aaaaagaagaagccAACATCGTTTGCAGATGAGCTGGCAGCCCGAATCAAAGGAGAAGTGCCAGTCAGACAGGATGAAGAGCATTCGT CTGTGTCATCAGAGACCAAAACAAGGAAAACCgcaaaagagaagaaggaagttAGAGTCCCATCGGATG ATGAAGATGATAATATCTTCAAGCCTCCTAAACTGACTGATGAGGACTTCACACCATTTGGTTCGAGGGGTGGCCTCTTCAGTGGTGGAACAGGCCTCTTTGATGATGAAGAG AGTGATCTTTTTGCTGAAGCACCAAAAGGAGAAGAAtcaaaaaagagagaggaacgAGTCTCAGTAAGTGAAG CATCCTCTACAAAGTCCTTAAAGAAAGTTCCTGCAGGTGCAGTATTTCTGTTTCCAG GAGGAAGTGATGTGTTTAGTTCCACTGTAACTGaggaaaaagacaagaaatctgcagcacagaacatAGAAAAAACTCCTAAACAGCCTGGGAAAGTTCTTCTGTttgataatgatgatgatgatgatgacttCTTTGTGGAAGCAACTAAAAAGCCTCCAGATACAG TCAAGTCCACAGCTGACCTATTTGATGACGATGAAGAAGGTGACTTATTCAAGGAGAAACCTGCCATTCCTTCTGAGATTGCTGGGACAactaaagaaacagaaagccATAGGGAGacaataatggaaaaaaag AGTCAACCATCTTCAGGTGAGGACTTCAAGCCTTTATCTGAAACGCCTCCAAGAAAACAGAGAGGACTTTTCTCTGATGAGGAGGATTCTGAA GATTTGTTTTCATCAAGTAAACCTGTGAAGTCCAAAGCTACATCTCTCCCCACCAGAAAGTCCATGACAAAAGCTCCACTTTCCTTGtttgatgatgatgaagag gaTCTCTTTGCTGTGGGACCTGCTAAGAAGCACCAGGAAAAGTCCccagaagagaaagcaaaacagcCAGGGCCTCTCAAGAAAGCTTCCAGCTTATTCTTCAGCAGTGATGAGGAG gAACATTGGAATGTCTCCAAGCCAGCTAAACTTCCTTCTGAAGACCTTGCAAAACCAACTAGCACTGTCAGTCAGGCTAAAGATGTGAAGACGACAAGCCTCTttgaggaagaggatgaggaggacTTATTTGCAATCACTAAAGAGAG CCAAAGAAAGCCACAGAAGCCATCATTGTTATTTGAAGATGATGATATTAATGGAGAATCATTCTTCAGCTCCCAATCAGTGCTACTTCCTTCAGCTGCTAAGGCTGCAGTG GAGAaagtaaaaccagcacaagcaCCACTTATCtttaatgaagaagaaaaggaggaagatcTGCCAGATAGAACAGTGAAATCTAACCAGGTAGAAGATACACTGTGGTGTTCAGAAGAAcgtggagcagctcctgtgtctCAAGGAATTGATGTTACAGAGCAGcaaacagaggaaaaa CCTTTTGCAGTAATATCTTCAGAGCCAGCTAGCAGTTCAGATCTGTTTGCAACATCACcaccagctctggggaaagatgTGAAAAGCCAAGCAAAGAAAGTGCTAAGCTTAtttgaggaggaggaagacGAAAGACTGGAAGATGATAATGGCataaaaaatgcacagaaaggaGTTGTTGTG gCTTCTGAGGAAGGTACTCGGCCCAAAAGCACTGGGGTCTTTCAAGACGAAGAGCTTCTCTTCAGTCACAAACTTCAGAAGGACAATGACCCAGACGTAGACCTCTTTGCCAGCCCCAAGAAGTCAATG TCTGCAAACCGTATCCTGAAGCTATCACCTGGAAGAGGGCTTTTTGGggatgatgatgaggatgatcTCTTCAGTACTGCAAAACCAAACATTCCG AAAATGGCCGAGAAGAAAACTCTACAGACCAGTGTCGGCCCTTCCTCAGTGAGCAGTAACCTAGAAAATGCTTTAAGTGCCAAGCAAGATGAGACTCTGAAGACAGCAAATACAGAG GCTAACTTAGCTATTAACCCTTCAGCCTTACTACCTGGTGCAATGCCTAAGATCTCCAATGTTAAGTCCCCCTTACCAGTGCTGGACACTCCATTACATGAGCCCAAGGAGGTACAGAACAGTGAAGCcttctctgctgcaggaagcaatGAAGACCTTGGCGTAAGCTTTGATCAGCCCATGCAAGCAGACACCTTGCACAATGCCAATAAG ACCAGGATCAGGGTTCCAGGGAAGCGCAGACCCCCTAGCAGAATGGCGCGCCGTCTGGCTGCCCAAGAGGCTGAAGCAAGTGAGGAGGTGGACACTGCTAAAGAGCCACAATTCTCTCTACCAAAACAGATGTCAGCAGTAGTGAACATAAAAGAGGCCCTTGCTGCTGAAGCAGAATCCAAGGAAAATGGCTTTCTCTCTAGCTTGTCACTGCCAGCTCACAGCAGTGTTTTGTCTGCTGGGACAAACAAACTCCTTCCTCCAGAATCCACAGAAAACGGGGATGATCTGTTTGAATCTGAGGACCTTTTTGCAAGCAGCTCAACATCCAGACCAGCTGCACAATCAAAGTTGGAGGAAATGACAGACAGTATGGCTAACAAACCCATAAAGGGCAGGGAGAAAAAGCCTGATCTAGGTGATCAGGACAGCAATGATCTCCTCCAGCCTGTACAACACAAGTCTTCAACAAAAAGCAGCCCTATACCTTttttggaggaggaagaagaatcTCTCTTTACCTCtcagaaaattggaaaaaaggAGTTAAAATCTGCTGTCCACCAAGCAGGTGACCATACTGCCCAAGATATCTTTGAG GATGATATATTTGCTACTGAGGCAATTAAGCCAATGAccaaaatgaaagagaaaatgccaGAGACTAACCTGTTTGATGATAACATTGATATTTTTGCGGATCTAActgcaaaaccaaaagaaaagaagaccAAGAAGAAGGTGGAACAAAAATCCATATTTGATGATGATATGG ATGATATCTTCTCTAGCAGCCAAGTCAAGATACCTACTCCTAAAACCAGATCTTCCCAGGCAACCTCAGAAGCAAAATCTGAGAGCAAGATCCTGAGCACATTTGATGACCCGCTGAATGCCTTTGGAGGCCAGTAG
- the LOC134046399 gene encoding WASH complex subunit 2A-like isoform X2, translated as MHVFSARGLRPWATSLDSQEKTREQKEADLIPKIQEAVNYGLQVLDSAFEQLDIKAGNSDSEEEESNERVELILEPKDLYIDRPLPYLIGSQQFMEQDDVGLGDLSSEEGSVDSDRGSVIDSEEKDEEESDDEFGNPSEDDQKTRIPQMSDEDDDDGCDLFDSEKEEDEDGDIDESTKPKKKKPTSFADELAARIKGEVPVRQDEEHSSVSSETKTRKTAKEKKEVRVPSDDEDDNIFKPPKLTDEDFTPFGSRGGLFSGGTGLFDDEESDLFAEAPKGEESKKREERVSVSEASSTKSLKKVPAGAVFLFPGGSDVFSSTVTEEKDKKSAAQNIEKTPKQPGKVLLFDNDDDDDDFFVEATKKPPDTVKSTADLFDDDEEGDLFKEKPAIPSEIAGTTKETESHRETIMEKKSQPSSGEDFKPLSETPPRKQRGLFSDEEDSEDLFSSSKPVKSKATSLPTRKSMTKAPLSLFDDDEEDLFAVGPAKKHQEKSPEEKAKQPGPLKKASSLFFSSDEEEHWNVSKPAKLPSEDLAKPTSTVSQAKDVKTTSLFEEEDEEDLFAITKESQRKPQKPSLLFEDDDINGESFFSSQSVLLPSAAKAAVEKVKPAQAPLIFNEEEKEEDLPDRTVKSNQVEDTLWCSEERGAAPVSQGIDVTEQQTEEKPFAVISSEPASSSDLFATSPPALGKDVKSQAKKVLSLFEEEEDERLEDDNGIKNAQKGVVVASEEGTRPKSTGVFQDEELLFSHKLQKDNDPDVDLFASPKKSMSANRILKLSPGRGLFGDDDEDDLFSTAKPNIPKMAEKKTLQTSVGPSSVSSNLENALSAKQDETLKTANTEKSTGPVPIKTKEPSSRIGKLQANLAINPSALLPGAMPKISNVKSPLPVLDTPLHEPKEVQNSEAFSAAGSNEDLGVSFDQPMQADTLHNANKTRIRVPGKRRPPSRMARRLAAQEAEASEEVDTAKEPQFSLPKQMSAVVNIKEALAAEAESKENGFLSSLSLPAHSSVLSAGTNKLLPPESTENGDDLFESEDLFASSSTSRPAAQSKLEEMTDSMANKPIKGREKKPDLGDQDSNDLLQPVQHKSSTKSSPIPFLEEEEESLFTSQKIGKKELKSAVHQAGDHTAQDIFEDDIFATEAIKPMTKMKEKMPETNLFDDNIDIFADLTAKPKEKKTKKKVEQKSIFDDDMDDIFSSSQVKIPTPKTRSSQATSEAKSESKILSTFDDPLNAFGGQ; from the exons ATGCATGTTTTTTCAGCAAGAGGACTAAGGCCTTGGGCAACTTCACTGGATTCACAG GAAAAGACGCGGGAACAGAAAGAAGCTGATCTGATCCCTAAAATTCAGGAAGCAGTCAATTATGGGTTGCAGGTTCTGGACAGCGCATTTGAACAGCTAGACATCAAAGCAGGGAACTCTGActcagaagaggaagaaagtaATGAAAGAGTAGAACTGATACTTGAGCCAAAG GATCTCTATATTGACAGACCTTTGCCTTACTTGATTGGCTCTCAGCAGTTTATGGAACAGGATGATGTTGGCCTTGGGGATCTCTCTAGTGAAG AAGGATCGGTAGATAGTGATCGAGGAAGTGTAATTGACAGTGAAGAGAAGGATGAGGAG GAATCAGATGATGAATTTGGAAACCCTAGTGAAGATGACCAAAAGACG AGGATACCCCAGATGagtgatgaagatgatgatgatggctGTGATCTCTTTGACTCTGAaaaagaggaggatgaggatggagacATAGATGAAAGCACAAAGCCT aaaaagaagaagccAACATCGTTTGCAGATGAGCTGGCAGCCCGAATCAAAGGAGAAGTGCCAGTCAGACAGGATGAAGAGCATTCGT CTGTGTCATCAGAGACCAAAACAAGGAAAACCgcaaaagagaagaaggaagttAGAGTCCCATCGGATG ATGAAGATGATAATATCTTCAAGCCTCCTAAACTGACTGATGAGGACTTCACACCATTTGGTTCGAGGGGTGGCCTCTTCAGTGGTGGAACAGGCCTCTTTGATGATGAAGAG AGTGATCTTTTTGCTGAAGCACCAAAAGGAGAAGAAtcaaaaaagagagaggaacgAGTCTCAGTAAGTGAAG CATCCTCTACAAAGTCCTTAAAGAAAGTTCCTGCAGGTGCAGTATTTCTGTTTCCAG GAGGAAGTGATGTGTTTAGTTCCACTGTAACTGaggaaaaagacaagaaatctgcagcacagaacatAGAAAAAACTCCTAAACAGCCTGGGAAAGTTCTTCTGTttgataatgatgatgatgatgatgacttCTTTGTGGAAGCAACTAAAAAGCCTCCAGATACAG TCAAGTCCACAGCTGACCTATTTGATGACGATGAAGAAGGTGACTTATTCAAGGAGAAACCTGCCATTCCTTCTGAGATTGCTGGGACAactaaagaaacagaaagccATAGGGAGacaataatggaaaaaaag AGTCAACCATCTTCAGGTGAGGACTTCAAGCCTTTATCTGAAACGCCTCCAAGAAAACAGAGAGGACTTTTCTCTGATGAGGAGGATTCTGAA GATTTGTTTTCATCAAGTAAACCTGTGAAGTCCAAAGCTACATCTCTCCCCACCAGAAAGTCCATGACAAAAGCTCCACTTTCCTTGtttgatgatgatgaagag gaTCTCTTTGCTGTGGGACCTGCTAAGAAGCACCAGGAAAAGTCCccagaagagaaagcaaaacagcCAGGGCCTCTCAAGAAAGCTTCCAGCTTATTCTTCAGCAGTGATGAGGAG gAACATTGGAATGTCTCCAAGCCAGCTAAACTTCCTTCTGAAGACCTTGCAAAACCAACTAGCACTGTCAGTCAGGCTAAAGATGTGAAGACGACAAGCCTCTttgaggaagaggatgaggaggacTTATTTGCAATCACTAAAGAGAG CCAAAGAAAGCCACAGAAGCCATCATTGTTATTTGAAGATGATGATATTAATGGAGAATCATTCTTCAGCTCCCAATCAGTGCTACTTCCTTCAGCTGCTAAGGCTGCAGTG GAGAaagtaaaaccagcacaagcaCCACTTATCtttaatgaagaagaaaaggaggaagatcTGCCAGATAGAACAGTGAAATCTAACCAGGTAGAAGATACACTGTGGTGTTCAGAAGAAcgtggagcagctcctgtgtctCAAGGAATTGATGTTACAGAGCAGcaaacagaggaaaaa CCTTTTGCAGTAATATCTTCAGAGCCAGCTAGCAGTTCAGATCTGTTTGCAACATCACcaccagctctggggaaagatgTGAAAAGCCAAGCAAAGAAAGTGCTAAGCTTAtttgaggaggaggaagacGAAAGACTGGAAGATGATAATGGCataaaaaatgcacagaaaggaGTTGTTGTG gCTTCTGAGGAAGGTACTCGGCCCAAAAGCACTGGGGTCTTTCAAGACGAAGAGCTTCTCTTCAGTCACAAACTTCAGAAGGACAATGACCCAGACGTAGACCTCTTTGCCAGCCCCAAGAAGTCAATG TCTGCAAACCGTATCCTGAAGCTATCACCTGGAAGAGGGCTTTTTGGggatgatgatgaggatgatcTCTTCAGTACTGCAAAACCAAACATTCCG AAAATGGCCGAGAAGAAAACTCTACAGACCAGTGTCGGCCCTTCCTCAGTGAGCAGTAACCTAGAAAATGCTTTAAGTGCCAAGCAAGATGAGACTCTGAAGACAGCAAATACAGAG AAGTCTACAGGTCCCGTTCCCATTAAAACCAAAGAGCCTTCATCTCGGATTGGAAAGTTACAA GCTAACTTAGCTATTAACCCTTCAGCCTTACTACCTGGTGCAATGCCTAAGATCTCCAATGTTAAGTCCCCCTTACCAGTGCTGGACACTCCATTACATGAGCCCAAGGAGGTACAGAACAGTGAAGCcttctctgctgcaggaagcaatGAAGACCTTGGCGTAAGCTTTGATCAGCCCATGCAAGCAGACACCTTGCACAATGCCAATAAG ACCAGGATCAGGGTTCCAGGGAAGCGCAGACCCCCTAGCAGAATGGCGCGCCGTCTGGCTGCCCAAGAGGCTGAAGCAAGTGAGGAGGTGGACACTGCTAAAGAGCCACAATTCTCTCTACCAAAACAGATGTCAGCAGTAGTGAACATAAAAGAGGCCCTTGCTGCTGAAGCAGAATCCAAGGAAAATGGCTTTCTCTCTAGCTTGTCACTGCCAGCTCACAGCAGTGTTTTGTCTGCTGGGACAAACAAACTCCTTCCTCCAGAATCCACAGAAAACGGGGATGATCTGTTTGAATCTGAGGACCTTTTTGCAAGCAGCTCAACATCCAGACCAGCTGCACAATCAAAGTTGGAGGAAATGACAGACAGTATGGCTAACAAACCCATAAAGGGCAGGGAGAAAAAGCCTGATCTAGGTGATCAGGACAGCAATGATCTCCTCCAGCCTGTACAACACAAGTCTTCAACAAAAAGCAGCCCTATACCTTttttggaggaggaagaagaatcTCTCTTTACCTCtcagaaaattggaaaaaaggAGTTAAAATCTGCTGTCCACCAAGCAGGTGACCATACTGCCCAAGATATCTTTGAG GATGATATATTTGCTACTGAGGCAATTAAGCCAATGAccaaaatgaaagagaaaatgccaGAGACTAACCTGTTTGATGATAACATTGATATTTTTGCGGATCTAActgcaaaaccaaaagaaaagaagaccAAGAAGAAGGTGGAACAAAAATCCATATTTGATGATGATATGG ATGATATCTTCTCTAGCAGCCAAGTCAAGATACCTACTCCTAAAACCAGATCTTCCCAGGCAACCTCAGAAGCAAAATCTGAGAGCAAGATCCTGAGCACATTTGATGACCCGCTGAATGCCTTTGGAGGCCAGTAG
- the LOC134046399 gene encoding WASH complex subunit 2A-like isoform X5: MLSNTQFIENRVYDEEVEEPIPKADVGDKTEQEKTREQKEADLIPKIQEAVNYGLQVLDSAFEQLDIKAGNSDSEEEESNERVELILEPKDLYIDRPLPYLIGSQQFMEQDDVGLGDLSSEEGSVDSDRGSVIDSEEKDEEESDDEFGNPSEDDQKTRIPQMSDEDDDDGCDLFDSEKEEDEDGDIDESTKPKKKKPTSFADELAARIKGEVPVRQDEEHSSVSSETKTRKTAKEKKEVRVPSDDEDDNIFKPPKLTDEDFTPFGSRGGLFSGGTGLFDDEESDLFAEAPKGEESKKREERVSVSEASSTKSLKKVPAGAVFLFPGGSDVFSSTVTEEKDKKSAAQNIEKTPKQPGKVLLFDNDDDDDDFFVEATKKPPDTVKSTADLFDDDEEGDLFKEKPAIPSEIAGTTKETESHRETIMEKKSQPSSGEDFKPLSETPPRKQRGLFSDEEDSEDLFSSSKPVKSKATSLPTRKSMTKAPLSLFDDDEEDLFAVGPAKKHQEKSPEEKAKQPGPLKKASSLFFSSDEEEHWNVSKPAKLPSEDLAKPTSTVSQAKDVKTTSLFEEEDEEDLFAITKESQRKPQKPSLLFEDDDINGESFFSSQSVLLPSAAKAAVEKVKPAQAPLIFNEEEKEEDLPDRTVKSNQVEDTLWCSEERGAAPVSQGIDVTEQQTEEKPFAVISSEPASSSDLFATSPPALGKDVKSQAKKVLSLFEEEEDERLEDDNGIKNAQKGVVVASEEGTRPKSTGVFQDEELLFSHKLQKDNDPDVDLFASPKKSMKMAEKKTLQTSVGPSSVSSNLENALSAKQDETLKTANTEKSTGPVPIKTKEPSSRIGKLQANLAINPSALLPGAMPKISNVKSPLPVLDTPLHEPKEVQNSEAFSAAGSNEDLGVSFDQPMQADTLHNANKTRIRVPGKRRPPSRMARRLAAQEAEASEEVDTAKEPQFSLPKQMSAVVNIKEALAAEAESKENGFLSSLSLPAHSSVLSAGTNKLLPPESTENGDDLFESEDLFASSSTSRPAAQSKLEEMTDSMANKPIKGREKKPDLGDQDSNDLLQPVQHKSSTKSSPIPFLEEEEESLFTSQKIGKKELKSAVHQAGDHTAQDIFEDDIFATEAIKPMTKMKEKMPETNLFDDNIDIFADLTAKPKEKKTKKKVEQKSIFDDDMDDIFSSSQVKIPTPKTRSSQATSEAKSESKILSTFDDPLNAFGGQ; encoded by the exons ATGCTTTCCAACACGCAGTTCATAGAGAAT AGAGTATATGATGAGGAAGTAGAAGAACCTATTCCCAAAGCTGATGTTGGAGACAAAACAGAGCAG GAAAAGACGCGGGAACAGAAAGAAGCTGATCTGATCCCTAAAATTCAGGAAGCAGTCAATTATGGGTTGCAGGTTCTGGACAGCGCATTTGAACAGCTAGACATCAAAGCAGGGAACTCTGActcagaagaggaagaaagtaATGAAAGAGTAGAACTGATACTTGAGCCAAAG GATCTCTATATTGACAGACCTTTGCCTTACTTGATTGGCTCTCAGCAGTTTATGGAACAGGATGATGTTGGCCTTGGGGATCTCTCTAGTGAAG AAGGATCGGTAGATAGTGATCGAGGAAGTGTAATTGACAGTGAAGAGAAGGATGAGGAG GAATCAGATGATGAATTTGGAAACCCTAGTGAAGATGACCAAAAGACG AGGATACCCCAGATGagtgatgaagatgatgatgatggctGTGATCTCTTTGACTCTGAaaaagaggaggatgaggatggagacATAGATGAAAGCACAAAGCCT aaaaagaagaagccAACATCGTTTGCAGATGAGCTGGCAGCCCGAATCAAAGGAGAAGTGCCAGTCAGACAGGATGAAGAGCATTCGT CTGTGTCATCAGAGACCAAAACAAGGAAAACCgcaaaagagaagaaggaagttAGAGTCCCATCGGATG ATGAAGATGATAATATCTTCAAGCCTCCTAAACTGACTGATGAGGACTTCACACCATTTGGTTCGAGGGGTGGCCTCTTCAGTGGTGGAACAGGCCTCTTTGATGATGAAGAG AGTGATCTTTTTGCTGAAGCACCAAAAGGAGAAGAAtcaaaaaagagagaggaacgAGTCTCAGTAAGTGAAG CATCCTCTACAAAGTCCTTAAAGAAAGTTCCTGCAGGTGCAGTATTTCTGTTTCCAG GAGGAAGTGATGTGTTTAGTTCCACTGTAACTGaggaaaaagacaagaaatctgcagcacagaacatAGAAAAAACTCCTAAACAGCCTGGGAAAGTTCTTCTGTttgataatgatgatgatgatgatgacttCTTTGTGGAAGCAACTAAAAAGCCTCCAGATACAG TCAAGTCCACAGCTGACCTATTTGATGACGATGAAGAAGGTGACTTATTCAAGGAGAAACCTGCCATTCCTTCTGAGATTGCTGGGACAactaaagaaacagaaagccATAGGGAGacaataatggaaaaaaag AGTCAACCATCTTCAGGTGAGGACTTCAAGCCTTTATCTGAAACGCCTCCAAGAAAACAGAGAGGACTTTTCTCTGATGAGGAGGATTCTGAA GATTTGTTTTCATCAAGTAAACCTGTGAAGTCCAAAGCTACATCTCTCCCCACCAGAAAGTCCATGACAAAAGCTCCACTTTCCTTGtttgatgatgatgaagag gaTCTCTTTGCTGTGGGACCTGCTAAGAAGCACCAGGAAAAGTCCccagaagagaaagcaaaacagcCAGGGCCTCTCAAGAAAGCTTCCAGCTTATTCTTCAGCAGTGATGAGGAG gAACATTGGAATGTCTCCAAGCCAGCTAAACTTCCTTCTGAAGACCTTGCAAAACCAACTAGCACTGTCAGTCAGGCTAAAGATGTGAAGACGACAAGCCTCTttgaggaagaggatgaggaggacTTATTTGCAATCACTAAAGAGAG CCAAAGAAAGCCACAGAAGCCATCATTGTTATTTGAAGATGATGATATTAATGGAGAATCATTCTTCAGCTCCCAATCAGTGCTACTTCCTTCAGCTGCTAAGGCTGCAGTG GAGAaagtaaaaccagcacaagcaCCACTTATCtttaatgaagaagaaaaggaggaagatcTGCCAGATAGAACAGTGAAATCTAACCAGGTAGAAGATACACTGTGGTGTTCAGAAGAAcgtggagcagctcctgtgtctCAAGGAATTGATGTTACAGAGCAGcaaacagaggaaaaa CCTTTTGCAGTAATATCTTCAGAGCCAGCTAGCAGTTCAGATCTGTTTGCAACATCACcaccagctctggggaaagatgTGAAAAGCCAAGCAAAGAAAGTGCTAAGCTTAtttgaggaggaggaagacGAAAGACTGGAAGATGATAATGGCataaaaaatgcacagaaaggaGTTGTTGTG gCTTCTGAGGAAGGTACTCGGCCCAAAAGCACTGGGGTCTTTCAAGACGAAGAGCTTCTCTTCAGTCACAAACTTCAGAAGGACAATGACCCAGACGTAGACCTCTTTGCCAGCCCCAAGAAGTCAATG AAAATGGCCGAGAAGAAAACTCTACAGACCAGTGTCGGCCCTTCCTCAGTGAGCAGTAACCTAGAAAATGCTTTAAGTGCCAAGCAAGATGAGACTCTGAAGACAGCAAATACAGAG AAGTCTACAGGTCCCGTTCCCATTAAAACCAAAGAGCCTTCATCTCGGATTGGAAAGTTACAA GCTAACTTAGCTATTAACCCTTCAGCCTTACTACCTGGTGCAATGCCTAAGATCTCCAATGTTAAGTCCCCCTTACCAGTGCTGGACACTCCATTACATGAGCCCAAGGAGGTACAGAACAGTGAAGCcttctctgctgcaggaagcaatGAAGACCTTGGCGTAAGCTTTGATCAGCCCATGCAAGCAGACACCTTGCACAATGCCAATAAG ACCAGGATCAGGGTTCCAGGGAAGCGCAGACCCCCTAGCAGAATGGCGCGCCGTCTGGCTGCCCAAGAGGCTGAAGCAAGTGAGGAGGTGGACACTGCTAAAGAGCCACAATTCTCTCTACCAAAACAGATGTCAGCAGTAGTGAACATAAAAGAGGCCCTTGCTGCTGAAGCAGAATCCAAGGAAAATGGCTTTCTCTCTAGCTTGTCACTGCCAGCTCACAGCAGTGTTTTGTCTGCTGGGACAAACAAACTCCTTCCTCCAGAATCCACAGAAAACGGGGATGATCTGTTTGAATCTGAGGACCTTTTTGCAAGCAGCTCAACATCCAGACCAGCTGCACAATCAAAGTTGGAGGAAATGACAGACAGTATGGCTAACAAACCCATAAAGGGCAGGGAGAAAAAGCCTGATCTAGGTGATCAGGACAGCAATGATCTCCTCCAGCCTGTACAACACAAGTCTTCAACAAAAAGCAGCCCTATACCTTttttggaggaggaagaagaatcTCTCTTTACCTCtcagaaaattggaaaaaaggAGTTAAAATCTGCTGTCCACCAAGCAGGTGACCATACTGCCCAAGATATCTTTGAG GATGATATATTTGCTACTGAGGCAATTAAGCCAATGAccaaaatgaaagagaaaatgccaGAGACTAACCTGTTTGATGATAACATTGATATTTTTGCGGATCTAActgcaaaaccaaaagaaaagaagaccAAGAAGAAGGTGGAACAAAAATCCATATTTGATGATGATATGG ATGATATCTTCTCTAGCAGCCAAGTCAAGATACCTACTCCTAAAACCAGATCTTCCCAGGCAACCTCAGAAGCAAAATCTGAGAGCAAGATCCTGAGCACATTTGATGACCCGCTGAATGCCTTTGGAGGCCAGTAG